GAGCCGGAATCGGAGCTTCATTGGGGTTCTCCTGTACTCCGCGCGTGACAGCCGATGTCCATTAATACGTAAAGCCGCGCGCCCCGGTCGGGGTTCTTCGTGGAAGTGCCTGGAGGCCATGGGTTTCCGGAAAGGGCGCTCTTGGCACGTTTCTGGCTCCTTCTGAAAAGCACGAAGACGCGGGCCGGTCGTAGCGGACTGAGCCCAAGGAGGGGTAAGGTGAAAAGATTGTCGGTCGCATGGAGCAGGTGGGATGTGGTTCTGAGAGGAATCCTCCTCCTGTCGCTGCTCGTTCCCTTAGCCGCGCTCCCGGCCTATTCCGAGGAGGAATATGGCGACTCCTATTCGGGCGACGTTCCCGCCCGGATTCGGGCCCTGGAGGGAGATGCAGTGCTGCAGCGCCAGCAGGAGCAAGACCGGGTAGACGCGACCATCAACTCGCCTGTCTTCACGGGCGATCTCCTGTCGACCGAAGATGGCCGGGCCGAGGTGGAGTTTCCCGACGGCACCGTTCTTTGGCTCGACTCCGACACGCAGGTCGAGTTTCTCGGGATGGAAGATCCCGAGTCCGGAAGCCGGGAAGCGACCGCCTTGCGCCTCCATGATGGAAGGATCGAGATCGACTACCGGGGCGGCGGCTCGGGCGATCCGCGCATCGACACCCCCGAGTCATCGGTCTATATCCAGGGGGAAGGGCGATTTCGGGTCGAATCAGATCGCGGAACCACGACGCTGATTTCGCTCAGGGGCGTCGCCGAGCTGGCGGGAGACGACGGCTCGATGCTCGTCCGGGACGGGATGATGAGCCAGGTGGAGCTCGGCTCGGCGCCCGACGAGGCGCGAAGCTATAACACGCTCCGGCTCGACGATTTCGATGCCTGGTGCGAGGAGAGGCTGGCGAGCTACCTCCCCGAAGACGAAGGGGACGACCGGGAGTACGTGCAGGCGGTCCCCGCGCCCGTGCGGCACTACGTCACGGAGCTGGACAACTACGGCGATTGGGAATGGATGGTCAGCTACGGCTGGGTCTGGCGTCCGGCGAGCTATACGGTGGGATGGCGGCCCTACTACAACGGCTACTGGACCTCGTGCCCCCGAGGCTGGGTCTGGGTCGCCTATGAGCCCTGGGGATGGGTCCCGTACCACTACGGACGATGGCAGTGGCTCTCAAGCGCGGGCTGGTTCTGGATCCCGGGCGGCGTCTTCTCTGGCGCTTGGGTGAGCTGGGCCGTGACCCCCAGCTACATCGGATGGTGCCCTCTCGATTACTACAACCGTCCCGCTTACGTGAACGTGAACATCAACATCACCAACGTGACGGTGAACCGCTTCGGGGGCGGATGGAACTTCCTGCCCCTCAACCGGCTGTCCGATCGCGGCGCCTCGCGCCTCATCGTCAAGGCCGACCGCGTGCCGCGCCTCGAGGGAGCGGTGACGACGAAAGTGCTTCCGCGATTCTCTCCCGATCGGATCGGAAACCGCCCCGATCTGGCGCAGAGAATCTACCGGGAAAGCGCCAACGGAGCGCACCGGATCGATCTGCCCGAGCCGGGGAGACGGGAGAACCTGGTGCCGTTCCGGCAGCTCGACCGCCGCGAAGCGGGCCGACAGCATGACTCGATCCGGGGCCGCGCCCCCGACCGCACCGGGACCGAGCCGAGGATCCTCCGGGGCGGAAGGCAACAGGCCGCTCCGCGTCCCGAAAGGGTTCCGAACGGTCGCAGCGCTTCGGAGCGCGTGAATCCTCGCGGTGGACGCGAGCCGGGAGGCGACTCCGGCGTGGTCGGACGGCCTGGAACCGAGCGAAGGGGCGAAGGAGTCCGTCCGGAAAGGGAAAGGGGACGTCCCGAGCCTCAGGGTGGAGGCAACGACAGGGAGCGCATCCGCCCGCGCAGGGAATCCCCCGACTCGGCAGTTCCCCAGGATCCGTCGCGCCGGGAGAACGGCCAGGATCGAAAAGCCGATCCCCCTCCCCGGCTCGAGCCCCGGCCGCGCCGGGAGAGCGGTTCCCAGACCGGCCCCGGTGCCGAGAGACGGCGCCGCCCCGAGCGCCGAGAGCCGAGTCGCCCCTCGACCACCGAGCCGCGACCTCAGCGAGAGCCGGATTCGGAGTCGGCTACAGACGGCAATCGACAGCGGAGCTTCTATCGCGGCCCGGGGATGAACGACCCCAGGCCGCGCCGGGAGTCGGCGCCTCAAAGGGCCGACCGCGATGCGCCGAACGTCTATCGCAGCTACGGAACTGACAATCGAGGCGGGTCGCGCCGGGGGTATGAGGAGGGCCCTGGCTCGATCTCGCCTCGTCCGCGACGGGAGCGGGGCGCCCCTTCCGGCTACGGCGACTCGCGGGACGCCTCGCGCAGGGTTTTGGACGGGATATTCGGGGAGGGTGCTCGGTCCCGATCTCGCCCCGCGCAACCCGGAGCCACGGCCCGGGAAGAGCGAGTCCGGCCGGAAGGATCCCCCTCCCGCGGCGAGAGGGTGCAGGGACCGCAACAGCGTTCCGCGCCTGAGCGGATTGAGCGCTCCCGCCCCCAGGGTGGACGGCAGGCGCCTCCCCCCCGCAAGCAGGAAGAAAAGAAGGGAAGG
This is a stretch of genomic DNA from Candidatus Polarisedimenticolia bacterium. It encodes these proteins:
- a CDS encoding DUF6600 domain-containing protein, producing the protein MVLRGILLLSLLVPLAALPAYSEEEYGDSYSGDVPARIRALEGDAVLQRQQEQDRVDATINSPVFTGDLLSTEDGRAEVEFPDGTVLWLDSDTQVEFLGMEDPESGSREATALRLHDGRIEIDYRGGGSGDPRIDTPESSVYIQGEGRFRVESDRGTTTLISLRGVAELAGDDGSMLVRDGMMSQVELGSAPDEARSYNTLRLDDFDAWCEERLASYLPEDEGDDREYVQAVPAPVRHYVTELDNYGDWEWMVSYGWVWRPASYTVGWRPYYNGYWTSCPRGWVWVAYEPWGWVPYHYGRWQWLSSAGWFWIPGGVFSGAWVSWAVTPSYIGWCPLDYYNRPAYVNVNINITNVTVNRFGGGWNFLPLNRLSDRGASRLIVKADRVPRLEGAVTTKVLPRFSPDRIGNRPDLAQRIYRESANGAHRIDLPEPGRRENLVPFRQLDRREAGRQHDSIRGRAPDRTGTEPRILRGGRQQAAPRPERVPNGRSASERVNPRGGREPGGDSGVVGRPGTERRGEGVRPERERGRPEPQGGGNDRERIRPRRESPDSAVPQDPSRRENGQDRKADPPPRLEPRPRRESGSQTGPGAERRRRPERREPSRPSTTEPRPQREPDSESATDGNRQRSFYRGPGMNDPRPRRESAPQRADRDAPNVYRSYGTDNRGGSRRGYEEGPGSISPRPRRERGAPSGYGDSRDASRRVLDGIFGEGARSRSRPAQPGATAREERVRPEGSPSRGERVQGPQQRSAPERIERSRPQGGRQAPPPRKQEEKKGRH